From a region of the Janthinobacterium sp. 61 genome:
- a CDS encoding LysE family translocator, producing MQDFFFIAAAHFLALLSPGPDFFLVARSALAQGWRGAVGACVGITLANGVFIVAAFGGLSVLQADSKTFVMVQLAGCGYLFYLGWLFLRHAGKGSLEAVSAAGKAHWRGGVVMGFVCAILNPKNALFYVSLATVLASRQTSHGAMVAYGAWMVFAVLAWDMAVALAIGSATLRQRFARALPLLERLSGVMLIVLAVALLANIASSSV from the coding sequence ATGCAGGATTTCTTCTTTATCGCCGCCGCCCACTTCCTGGCCCTGCTGTCGCCCGGTCCCGATTTTTTCCTCGTCGCCCGCAGCGCGCTGGCGCAGGGCTGGCGCGGCGCGGTGGGCGCCTGTGTCGGCATTACGCTGGCCAATGGTGTGTTTATCGTCGCAGCGTTTGGCGGCTTGTCGGTGCTGCAAGCGGACAGCAAAACCTTTGTTATGGTGCAACTGGCGGGTTGTGGCTATCTTTTCTACCTGGGCTGGCTGTTCCTGCGCCATGCAGGCAAGGGCAGCCTGGAAGCCGTGTCTGCCGCCGGCAAGGCGCACTGGCGCGGCGGTGTTGTGATGGGGTTTGTCTGCGCCATCCTGAACCCGAAGAATGCGCTGTTCTATGTCAGCCTGGCCACCGTGCTGGCCAGCAGGCAGACGAGCCACGGTGCGATGGTGGCGTATGGCGCCTGGATGGTCTTTGCCGTACTGGCGTGGGATATGGCGGTGGCGCTGGCGATCGGCAGCGCCACGCTGCGCCAGCGCTTTGCGCGCGCGCTACCGCTGCTGGAACGGTTATCTGGCGTCATGCTGATCGTGCTGGCGGTGGCGCTGCTGGCGAATATCGCCAGCAGCAGCGTCTGA